One genomic window of Caenorhabditis elegans chromosome I includes the following:
- the mage-1 gene encoding MAGE domain-containing protein (Confirmed by transcript evidence), with protein MSGSDDDATQISREDEELAYEIYFWIVRCICEKGVVKISELRKIYQSTVVKDRSVQFRPLPGVLKAVNENLLHWQGWNAVIQDDRLTYVNVNGDAPNEVRASETERTLGLLKNVLMYVFVATKPQSKHPGVAQEDLMSYMEASMSTHSDRKLSLDHMEFLKKLIAPNARSEFIKKGYLAFTKSVNENDEEVFRYEWGPAARQTVDPLALVQTFQQLTGMKPEMLKEQTERANELKAEQVAAVTRGGVLRTRGQ; from the exons ATGAGCGGCAGCGACGATGATGCGACACAAATATCTCGAGAG GATGAAGAGCTCGCTTACGAAATCTATTTTTGGATTGTTCGCTGCATT TGTGAGAAAGGAGTTGTCAAGATCAGCGAGCTTCGTAAAATCTACCAGTCGACCGTCGTCAAGGATAGATCAGTTCAGTTCAGACCTCTGCCGGGAGTCTTGAAAGCTGTCAATGAGAATTTGCTGCATTGGCAGGGATGGAAT GCAGTCATCCAAGACGATCGCCTCACATATGTGAATGTGAATGGAGATGCACCGAATGAAGTGAGAGCAAGTGAGACCGAGAGAACATTGGGACTTCTCAAGAATGTGTTGATGTATGTTTTTGTGGCGACGAAGCCTCAATCGAAACATCCAGGAGTTGCTCAAGAAGATCTGATGTCTTATATG GAAGCTTCAATGTCAACACACTCTGATCGGAAACTTTCCCTGGATCATATGGAATTCCTGAAGAAATTAATCGCTCCAAACGCTCGTTCCGAGTTCATCAAAAAGGGATATCTCGCATTTACGAAATCTGTGAACGAGAACGACGAAGAAGTGTTCCGATACGAATGGGGACCGGCTGCTCGTCAAACTGTCGACCCACTTGCACTCGTTCAAACCTTCCAACAATTGACAGGAATGAAACCGGAAATGCTGAAAGAGCAAACTGAAAGAGCCAATGAATTGAAGGCTGAGCAAGTGGCTGCTGTTACTCGGGGCGGTGTGCTCAGGACTAGAGGACAGTAG
- the F40E3.5 gene encoding Serine/threonine specific protein phosphatases domain-containing protein (Confirmed by transcript evidence) → MSDDGGNGNGQRFINITEDIIPDKIDYVKLISKIWTYIREYTPDGPRPQFYPEVLKKLLQKSCEVLKQDEMVVKVTGPAVIFGPVYGEGDSMISLMSLAKKVPPEQTYVMLGCYLGRGFAQIECLVFLLAYKILHPEKVVLLKGHHEESISIEMLKVKEWLMARGIERDVDLEECMIEMKRACSMMSAAAVIDSKILCMPGGPGPTIREKGLQKLVGLKKGVQAIADKKLLMEASWSVLLLDDAQKDMHGMPFFTPQQATDFCKANNLKCIVRGRQMVDEGYLNKPREVVTLISAVAYLDNFRNHAAVLQVDNDKGKVIRYKMEEGEQLSLELVKPGMGRNAVS, encoded by the exons ATGAGTGACGATGGTGGAAACGGTAATGGACAACGATTTATCAACATAACCGAAGATATAATTCCTGACAAAATCGATTACG taaaattgaTCAGCAAAATTTGGACATACATCCGCGAGTACACGCCAGACGGCCCACGCCCCCAATTCTACCCGGAAGTCCTCAAAAAACTTCTGCAGAAGAGTTGTGAGGTGCTGAAACAAGACGAGATGGTTGTGAAGGTCACGGGTCCGGCTGTCATATTCGGTCCGGTGTATGGAGAAGGTGATTCGATGATCTCGTTGATGAGTCTCGCGAAAAAGGTACCGCCTGAGCAGACGTATGTGATGCTTGGCTGCTATTTGGGTCGCGGGTTTGCTCAAATCGAATGCCTCGTCTTTCTTCTAGCCTACAAGATACTGCATCCGGAGAAGGTGGTTCTATTAAAGGGACATCACGAAGAGTCGATTTCGATCGAAATGCTCAAAGTGAAGGAATGGCTGATGGCACGTGGAATTGAACGAGACGTGGATTTGGAAGAATGCATGATTGAAATGAAGAGAGCGTGTAGTATGATGTCGGCCGCTGCTGTGATCGACTCGAAGATTCTTTGCATGCCTGGAGGGCCTGGACCAACGATTCGGGAGAAGGGATTGCAGAAGCTTGTGGGACTGAAGAAGGGTGTTCAAGCGATCGCTGATAAGAAGCTGCTTATGGAAGCCTCGTGGTCGGTGCTTTTACTCGATGATGCACAGAAGGATATGCATGGAATGCCGTTTTTCACACCG caacaaGCCACCGACTTCTGCAAGGCCAACAATCTGAAATGCATTGTACGAGGACGTCAAATGGTGGATGAAGGTTATCTGAACAAGCCTAGAGAAGTGGTCACTTTGATTTCCGCCGTCGCCTATCTCGACAACTTCCGGAATCACGCGGCAGTGTTGCAAGTGGATAATGATAAG GGAAAAGTGATCCGCTACAAAATGGAAGAAGGCGAGCAACTGTCGCTGGAGCTGGTCAAGCCTGGAATGGGAAGAAATGCAGTTTCTTAA
- the F40E3.6 gene encoding SPK domain-containing protein (Predicted): MINQQGNGRTSKKILRELSLNYWKMCKYFQNKIGYTYSERIMMQVEQSAGKYQDLVTLHLTFNTDGSRKRGNIRGEIWPVFLAPNDIVAERSSFQEYRSEMVLMSAIMLSTSSLKKADFSSLFERMRLELESTNTDPLTINLEGFEYKIRLEICYSVLDMDAIKKIHGVPVWQSYNSCSRCLNKFSIKRLQNILKNATTPKGRCSVSLVESDVLSSRTASEDGDVTRRSYQIVMQSVNAMSMMSPLLDDRSKTPPTEA, encoded by the exons ATGATAAATCAGCAGGGAAACGGGagaacttctaaaaaaatactaCGTGAGTTATCACTCAACTACTGGAAAATgtgtaaatattttcagaacaaaattgGGTACACCTATTCGGAGAGAATCATGATGCAAGTAGAACAAAGTGCTGGTAAATATCAAGATCTTGTAACATTGCATCTTACATTCAATACAGACGGTTCCCGAAAAAGAGGGAACATTCG CGGAGAAATTTGGCCTGTTTTCCTTGCTCCGAATGACATTGTCGCTGAACGATCCAGTTTTCAAGAGTATCGTTCCGAAATGGTGCTTATGTCTGCGATCATGCTCTCAACTAGCTCATTGAAAAAGGCAGACTTTTCTTCTCTCTTTGAGAGAATGCGATTGGAGTTAGAATCGACGAATACAGACCCCCTCACAATCAACTTGGAAGGTTTCGAATACAAAATCAGACTGGAAATTTGTTACAGTGTTTTAGACATGgat gccattaaaaaaatccatgGAGTACCAGTTTGGCAATCGTACAATTCGTGCTCTCGAT GCTTAAATAAGTTCTCAATCAAGCGTTTACAGAATATCCTCAAGAACGCGACAACTCCAAAAGGACGATGTTCAGTGAGTTTAGTTGAGTCAGATGTTCTTAGCTCACGAACAGCATCAGAGGATGGAGACGTCACCAGAAGAAGTTATCAGATTGTAA TGCAATCGGTCAACGCAATGAGCATGATGTCTCCGCTGCTGGACGATCGGTCAAAGACTCCACCCACTGAAGCttaa